One region of Nitrospira sp. genomic DNA includes:
- the purU gene encoding formyltetrahydrofolate deformylase: MAATRKDSVVILIHCKDRKGIVARVSGFIHDFGGNILDSDHHTDEETNDFLMRMEFATEGLQIPPDEISAAFAPIAKIFEMRYEVHHSSHRTRVGMLVSKQDHCLADLLQRHRRDELRIDVPVIISNHDACAEWAHLFKIPFVVLPVTKETKPQQEQQVISALKSHCVELVVMARYMQILSADFLTQIGCPVINIHHSFLPAFIGANPYRQAYERGVKIIGATAHYATQDLDEGPIIEQDVIRVGHRDTVDDLVRKGRDLEEIVLARAVRRHIEHRVLVYGKKTVVFD; the protein is encoded by the coding sequence ATGGCAGCCACTCGTAAAGATTCCGTGGTGATTCTCATCCACTGCAAAGACCGGAAGGGCATTGTCGCCCGCGTGTCGGGATTCATTCACGACTTCGGCGGCAACATTCTCGACTCCGATCACCATACCGATGAAGAAACGAACGACTTCTTGATGCGGATGGAATTCGCCACCGAGGGATTGCAGATTCCTCCCGACGAGATTTCCGCCGCCTTCGCCCCCATCGCCAAAATATTTGAGATGCGCTACGAGGTGCATCATTCCAGCCACCGCACGCGCGTCGGCATGCTCGTCTCGAAACAAGATCACTGCTTGGCAGACCTCCTCCAACGGCACCGTCGAGACGAGTTACGTATCGATGTTCCGGTCATCATTTCCAATCATGACGCCTGCGCGGAGTGGGCCCACCTGTTCAAGATCCCTTTCGTGGTCTTACCGGTCACCAAGGAAACCAAGCCCCAGCAAGAGCAGCAAGTCATCTCGGCGTTGAAATCCCATTGTGTGGAACTGGTGGTCATGGCCCGCTACATGCAGATTCTGAGCGCCGACTTCCTCACTCAAATCGGCTGCCCGGTGATCAACATTCATCATTCGTTTCTCCCGGCGTTCATCGGCGCAAATCCCTATCGGCAGGCCTACGAGCGGGGCGTGAAGATCATCGGTGCAACGGCCCACTATGCCACCCAGGACCTCGACGAGGGACCGATCATCGAACAGGATGTGATTCGCGTTGGACACCGGGACACCGTCGATGATCTGGTAAGGAAGGGACGCGACCTGGAAGAGATTGTCCTGGCACGCGCGGTGCGCCGGCATATCGAACATCGGGTGTTGGTGTATGGGAAAAAGACCGTCGTCTTCGATTAG
- a CDS encoding ATP-binding protein, producing the protein MPLRLRLTLWYGSTLALVLIVFSVVLYNVTARSLRDAVDQSLEETANTAVRSLEERGFLPLIDEEELLSQFPELARIDKFFQIFSPSGTITLRSPNIKQHEVPLSRTALEMTFSGKSMFESAKYPKEPPLRLVSVPIMYRGTLLYIVQVGTSMESIEDTLRRLLLVLLVTMPIALAVSLASGWFLAGRALRPVDAITLAAQRIAAGDLSQRLTVSTSPDEIGRLASMFNDMIGRLDVSFRQIRQFTSDASHELRTPLTVMKGETELVLRRPRPLGDYQVVLESNLEEIDRMTRIVDELLFLSRADMGEVRMEALPVGLESLVEDIHRQATLLGQDRNIAVTLGTVQPAVVQGDELRLRELLLNLVENAIKYSHPNGKVEISLVTEGPSARLSVRDQGIGIPPDDLSRIFHRFFRTDGARAHTKKGTGLGLAICTWIAESHKGRIDVTSEPGVGSTFTVTLPLATPSA; encoded by the coding sequence ATGCCACTGCGACTTCGGCTCACGCTCTGGTACGGGAGCACGCTGGCTCTCGTCCTCATCGTGTTCTCCGTGGTCTTGTACAATGTGACGGCACGGAGTCTTCGCGATGCGGTGGATCAATCCTTAGAAGAGACCGCGAATACGGCGGTCCGGTCGCTTGAGGAGCGGGGGTTTCTCCCGCTCATCGACGAAGAGGAATTACTCTCGCAGTTTCCCGAGCTCGCGCGCATCGACAAGTTCTTCCAGATCTTCAGCCCTTCCGGAACGATCACGCTCCGTTCTCCCAATATCAAGCAGCATGAAGTGCCGCTCAGCCGCACGGCGCTCGAAATGACGTTCAGCGGGAAATCCATGTTTGAATCGGCGAAGTATCCGAAGGAGCCGCCGCTCCGACTCGTGTCCGTGCCGATCATGTATCGCGGAACCTTGCTCTACATTGTGCAAGTCGGGACGTCGATGGAATCGATCGAAGACACGTTGCGCCGGCTGCTGCTGGTGTTGCTGGTGACGATGCCGATTGCGCTGGCGGTGTCACTGGCCAGCGGATGGTTTCTGGCCGGCCGTGCGCTGCGGCCGGTCGACGCCATCACGCTGGCGGCCCAGCGTATCGCCGCCGGCGATCTCAGCCAGCGTTTGACGGTCTCGACCTCTCCCGACGAGATCGGGCGCTTGGCCAGCATGTTCAACGACATGATCGGCCGGCTCGATGTGTCGTTCCGCCAGATTCGACAATTTACCAGCGATGCGTCCCACGAGCTACGGACTCCGTTGACCGTCATGAAGGGAGAGACGGAATTGGTGCTCCGGCGCCCCCGCCCGTTGGGCGACTACCAAGTCGTCCTCGAAAGCAATCTGGAAGAAATCGATCGCATGACGCGTATCGTCGACGAGCTGCTCTTCCTCTCTCGTGCCGACATGGGAGAGGTGAGAATGGAGGCGCTGCCGGTCGGCCTGGAGTCGCTCGTCGAAGACATCCACCGGCAGGCGACGCTGCTCGGACAGGATCGCAACATCGCCGTCACGCTTGGCACGGTGCAGCCGGCCGTCGTCCAAGGCGATGAACTCCGGCTGCGCGAGTTGTTGCTGAATCTGGTGGAGAACGCGATCAAGTACTCTCATCCCAACGGAAAGGTCGAGATCTCGCTCGTCACAGAAGGACCGAGCGCGCGCCTGTCGGTCAGAGATCAAGGGATCGGCATCCCGCCCGATGATCTGTCCCGTATCTTCCATCGTTTTTTCAGGACCGATGGGGCCCGGGCCCATACGAAGAAAGGTACGGGTCTTGGACTCGCGATTTGCACCTGGATTGCGGAATCTCACAAGGGCCGTATCGACGTGACCAGTGAGCCGGGCGTCGGGTCGACGTTTACGGTTACGCTCCCACTAGCGACCCCATCCGCTTAA
- the rimO gene encoding 30S ribosomal protein S12 methylthiotransferase RimO gives MSTPLIQLDRKKATKKAAQTKAPVAARRTTVGFVNLGCSKNQVDSELMLGTLVHDGFQLTDNPKKAEVVIINTCGFIEEAKQESINSILEHGKLKKKGACRVLIAAGCLAQRYQGDLLKELPELDGVVGTGEFGKIAEICRNLLTPSKRQQRLWISEPPYLYDADSPRLRLGKPHSAYVKIAEGCNRNCAFCAIPIMRGKQRSRSIESIVAEAERLAGEGVKELNLISQDTINYGVDLGIRGGLTSLLRALVKVPDIRWIRPFYLYPQQVTDDLLDLYAGEEKITKYIDMPLQHINDRMLKRMHRLGNRAAIEKLVDRIRTRIPGLTFRTAFIVGFPGETEKAYQELKSYVAESGFDRVAAFLYSDEEDTTAVSLDDKIERSVMEERRNELLATQEGIAAARGQDRIGSVMEVLVEGPSEETPLLLEGRHEGLAPEIDGVVYINDGSADPGDLVKVEITDAATYDLVGHIVS, from the coding sequence ATGTCTACACCGTTGATCCAGCTCGATCGCAAGAAAGCCACCAAGAAAGCCGCGCAAACCAAGGCACCCGTTGCCGCCCGTAGAACCACCGTCGGTTTTGTGAATCTGGGCTGCTCGAAAAACCAGGTGGACTCCGAGCTCATGCTGGGCACGCTGGTTCACGACGGTTTCCAACTGACCGACAACCCCAAGAAAGCTGAAGTCGTCATCATCAATACCTGCGGCTTTATCGAAGAAGCCAAGCAGGAATCGATCAATTCGATTCTCGAACATGGCAAACTGAAGAAGAAAGGTGCCTGCCGGGTCCTCATCGCAGCAGGCTGCCTGGCTCAACGCTATCAAGGCGACCTGCTGAAAGAACTGCCGGAATTGGACGGCGTAGTGGGCACCGGGGAATTCGGGAAGATCGCGGAAATCTGTCGTAACCTCCTCACGCCCAGCAAACGCCAGCAACGACTGTGGATCAGCGAACCGCCCTACCTCTACGACGCGGACTCTCCGCGCCTACGGCTCGGCAAGCCGCACAGTGCCTATGTGAAGATCGCCGAAGGGTGTAACCGAAATTGCGCCTTCTGCGCCATTCCGATCATGCGCGGGAAACAGCGGAGCCGGTCGATCGAATCCATTGTGGCCGAAGCGGAGCGCCTCGCCGGCGAAGGCGTAAAAGAGCTCAACCTCATTTCCCAGGATACGATCAACTACGGCGTGGACCTGGGTATTCGAGGCGGTCTCACCTCGCTGCTTCGCGCGCTGGTGAAGGTTCCGGACATTCGCTGGATCAGACCGTTCTACCTCTATCCCCAACAAGTCACCGATGATCTACTCGACCTCTATGCGGGCGAGGAAAAGATTACCAAGTACATCGATATGCCGCTCCAGCACATCAACGACCGAATGCTGAAGCGCATGCACCGTCTGGGGAATCGAGCCGCCATCGAGAAACTCGTGGACCGGATTCGCACCCGCATTCCCGGCCTGACGTTCCGGACCGCCTTCATCGTTGGATTTCCCGGTGAAACGGAGAAGGCCTACCAGGAACTCAAATCCTACGTGGCGGAATCCGGTTTCGACCGAGTGGCCGCATTTCTCTACTCGGACGAGGAAGATACGACAGCGGTATCGCTGGACGACAAAATCGAGCGCAGCGTCATGGAAGAACGACGGAACGAACTGCTTGCCACCCAGGAAGGGATTGCCGCGGCACGCGGGCAGGATCGTATCGGTTCGGTCATGGAGGTCCTTGTGGAAGGGCCTTCGGAGGAAACTCCGTTGCTGCTGGAAGGCCGGCACGAAGGCCTCGCACCCGAGATCGACGGCGTCGTCTATATCAACGACGGCTCGGCCGACCCAGGAGACCTCGTCAAGGTCGAGATCACGGATGCGGCCACGTACGATCTCGTCGGCCACATCGTCTCCTGA
- a CDS encoding FAD-binding protein has product MTTQRTHVHDILIVGAGLAGMRAALAAPTNLDVALISKVHPVRSHSVAAQGGINAALGESDSWEAHAFDTAKGGLYLGDQDAIEAMCREAPGDILDLERMGVIFSRDAHGRIAQRPFGGAGFPRTCYAADRTGHALLHALYEQILKRRTTVYEEWYVTALVVEAGVCRGVIAWDLVHGGLRMLQAKAVILATGGSGRVFLTSTNAVINTGDGMALAYRAGAPLMDMEFVQFHPTTLKDTGILITEGARGEGGYLLNTLGERFLKRYAPEQMELATRSTVSLAIGQEILEGRGVDGCVLLDLRHLGRDKILERLPQIRQIAMEFAGLDPVETPIPIRPGAHYQMGGVRANQWGETSIQGLFAAGECACVSVHGANRLGGNSLLETIVFGRRAGTRASEYAGTTGHEIPAPQHLADEQARVERLLSQSGGERAWQVRQELGEALSTNLGIFRTKESMTVAGSKVRELQRRAAAVSVQDKGRVFNTDLIQALELQCLVELAETIVTGAFAREESRGAHYRADFPTRNDAVWLRHTVAHRAPDGVRLSYAPVTVTRYTPK; this is encoded by the coding sequence ATGACGACTCAACGAACACATGTGCATGACATTCTCATCGTCGGAGCCGGTCTGGCAGGGATGCGCGCGGCCTTAGCGGCCCCGACTAATTTGGATGTAGCCCTGATCTCAAAAGTCCATCCGGTCCGTAGCCATTCGGTGGCGGCTCAGGGCGGGATCAACGCCGCGCTCGGCGAGAGTGATTCGTGGGAAGCCCATGCCTTCGATACGGCGAAAGGGGGGTTGTATCTCGGCGATCAGGATGCCATCGAGGCGATGTGCCGGGAAGCCCCAGGGGATATCCTCGATCTGGAGCGAATGGGCGTGATCTTCAGTCGTGATGCCCACGGCCGCATCGCCCAGCGACCGTTCGGAGGGGCCGGCTTTCCGCGCACGTGCTACGCGGCGGATCGCACCGGACACGCGCTGCTGCATGCGCTCTATGAGCAAATTCTCAAACGACGCACTACGGTCTATGAAGAATGGTACGTCACCGCGCTCGTGGTCGAAGCCGGGGTCTGTCGGGGAGTCATCGCGTGGGATCTGGTGCATGGCGGCTTACGGATGCTGCAGGCGAAGGCCGTCATCCTTGCGACCGGCGGCAGCGGTCGTGTGTTTTTGACCAGTACGAATGCCGTGATCAATACCGGAGACGGGATGGCCTTAGCCTATCGCGCCGGGGCGCCGCTCATGGACATGGAGTTTGTCCAGTTTCATCCGACCACATTGAAAGACACGGGCATTCTAATTACGGAAGGGGCGAGGGGTGAGGGCGGCTATCTGCTCAACACGCTGGGGGAGCGGTTCCTGAAGCGGTATGCGCCGGAGCAAATGGAGCTGGCGACCCGCTCGACGGTCTCCTTGGCGATCGGGCAGGAAATTCTCGAAGGTCGAGGAGTGGATGGGTGTGTGTTGCTGGACCTCCGGCATCTCGGGCGGGACAAAATCTTAGAACGGCTCCCGCAAATCCGTCAGATCGCAATGGAGTTTGCCGGGCTCGATCCGGTTGAAACGCCGATTCCCATCCGGCCCGGTGCGCACTATCAAATGGGTGGAGTCAGAGCCAATCAGTGGGGCGAGACATCGATCCAGGGCCTCTTCGCGGCAGGGGAATGTGCCTGCGTCAGCGTGCACGGAGCCAATCGCCTTGGCGGCAATTCGCTGTTGGAAACGATCGTGTTCGGGCGACGGGCCGGGACAAGAGCCAGTGAATATGCCGGAACTACGGGGCATGAGATTCCGGCGCCGCAGCATCTCGCTGACGAACAAGCCAGAGTTGAGCGGCTACTCTCTCAGAGTGGGGGAGAGCGTGCGTGGCAGGTGCGGCAGGAGTTGGGGGAGGCCTTGAGCACGAACCTGGGCATCTTCCGGACAAAGGAATCGATGACGGTGGCTGGAAGCAAGGTACGTGAGCTCCAGCGCCGCGCGGCGGCGGTCTCGGTGCAGGACAAGGGGCGAGTCTTCAACACCGATTTGATCCAGGCGCTGGAGCTCCAATGCTTGGTCGAACTGGCGGAAACCATTGTTACAGGAGCGTTCGCGCGCGAGGAGAGCCGCGGCGCACATTATCGGGCCGACTTTCCAACCCGCAACGACGCCGTCTGGCTGCGGCATACGGTGGCTCACCGGGCGCCCGACGGGGTGCGGCTGTCCTACGCTCCCGTGACGGTGACTCGTTACACGCCCAAGTAG
- a CDS encoding response regulator transcription factor: MRVLVVEDETKVGCFIKRALEEESYAVDLCEDGAKGLEMALATNYDLIVVDLMLPSMSGMDILKAVRRERIQTPVMILTAQSQVDQRVKGLDAGADDYLTKPFAIDELLARVRALLRRGATESPGILQIDDLVLNPATREVARGGIRIELTLKEYALLEYLMRHTGRVLTRPMISEHVWNQDFDTFTNVIDVYVNYLRNKIDRGRSKKLIHTIRGSGYMLKVD; this comes from the coding sequence ATGCGTGTCCTCGTGGTTGAAGACGAAACGAAGGTCGGCTGTTTCATCAAGCGCGCGCTTGAGGAAGAAAGTTATGCCGTCGATCTCTGTGAGGACGGGGCCAAGGGACTTGAGATGGCCCTGGCGACCAATTACGATTTGATCGTCGTGGATCTCATGTTGCCGTCGATGTCAGGGATGGATATTCTTAAAGCCGTTCGTCGTGAGCGGATTCAAACGCCGGTAATGATCCTGACAGCGCAGTCCCAGGTCGATCAACGAGTGAAAGGACTCGACGCCGGTGCCGACGATTATCTCACCAAGCCGTTTGCGATCGATGAATTGCTGGCCCGAGTCCGGGCGTTGTTGCGCCGGGGCGCGACGGAGAGCCCCGGCATTCTGCAAATCGATGATTTGGTGCTGAATCCGGCGACCCGCGAGGTCGCGCGGGGCGGGATACGCATTGAGCTGACGCTGAAAGAATATGCGTTGCTGGAATATCTCATGCGGCACACCGGGCGGGTGCTGACGCGGCCGATGATTTCCGAGCATGTCTGGAATCAGGACTTCGACACCTTCACCAATGTCATCGATGTCTACGTCAATTATCTCCGCAACAAGATCGACCGGGGCCGGTCGAAAAAACTTATCCATACGATCCGTGGCAGCGGCTATATGCTGAAAGTCGACTGA
- a CDS encoding gamma carbonic anhydrase family protein → MIRTFKGIKPTIPDSCFIEDTAVVIGDVVMGEECSVWFNAVIRGDVHYIRMGNRTNVQDLCMLHVTHDTHPLIIGNEVTIGHSVVLHGCTIKDRVLVGMGAIIMDGAVIGEDSVVGAGALVVEGTVVPPKSVILGSPGRVRRGVSDAELAWIKESAANYVKYACQYMDDSSKQTGFKV, encoded by the coding sequence GTGATTCGAACATTCAAGGGTATCAAGCCCACCATTCCGGACTCCTGCTTCATCGAGGACACCGCTGTCGTCATCGGCGATGTGGTCATGGGTGAGGAGTGCAGCGTCTGGTTCAATGCCGTGATCCGGGGCGATGTGCATTATATCCGCATGGGGAATCGGACCAATGTGCAGGATCTTTGCATGCTGCACGTGACGCACGATACTCACCCGCTGATCATCGGGAATGAGGTTACCATCGGCCATAGTGTCGTCTTGCACGGTTGTACGATCAAAGATCGGGTGCTGGTGGGCATGGGCGCGATCATCATGGACGGCGCCGTGATCGGGGAGGACTCGGTCGTGGGCGCCGGCGCGTTGGTGGTGGAGGGGACAGTGGTTCCGCCGAAGAGCGTCATCCTCGGCTCGCCCGGCCGGGTGCGGCGTGGGGTTTCGGATGCCGAACTCGCCTGGATCAAGGAGTCGGCGGCCAATTACGTGAAATACGCTTGCCAGTATATGGACGACTCGTCGAAGCAAACCGGATTTAAGGTCTAG
- a CDS encoding DegQ family serine endoprotease: MKKLVQKAVVAGLAIAAVGAVLTWGGQSLPSSHASSGIQPAATAVALPIASGANGFTEVAKAVTPAVVNITTITGEKVSDGRKIPDELRDRMEEFFGGPGGPRGYRGPQGPGEPRGHRGGGQGSGVIVSSDGYVLTNNHVIEGAQEVTVTLPDKRDFKGTIVGTDPKTDLAVVKIDGQNLPTVVWGDATKLQVGEYVLAVGNPFGLNSTVTLGIVSALGRGRMGITQYEDFIQTDAAINPGNSGGALVNTRGELVGINTAIFSQTGGYQGVGFAVPTSMSKPIYESLIKSGKVVRGYLGVGIQDLSQDLAKSFGIKSAKGALVSDVKEEGPADQAGLKQGDVIIAYQGASVEDAVALQRLVTRTGVGMKVPVKVIRDGHEKDLTVTIGEQLDTTKVAKAEAGEADYAFAGVAVQDLDRETAKELGIKGKAQGVVVTGVEPESGAEKAGLMAGDVIREINRQPVKSVKEFEKASSAIKKGDHVLILINRHGNALFLTAKV, encoded by the coding sequence ATGAAGAAGTTGGTTCAGAAGGCAGTCGTTGCGGGTCTTGCCATTGCCGCGGTGGGAGCGGTCCTGACCTGGGGTGGTCAATCGTTGCCCTCTTCCCACGCCTCCAGCGGAATCCAGCCCGCGGCAACCGCCGTGGCGCTGCCAATCGCCTCGGGGGCGAACGGGTTTACAGAGGTGGCCAAGGCGGTCACCCCGGCGGTGGTCAACATTACGACGATCACGGGCGAGAAAGTCTCCGACGGGCGGAAGATTCCCGATGAACTGCGCGATCGGATGGAAGAGTTCTTCGGCGGGCCTGGCGGCCCGCGCGGTTATCGCGGGCCGCAGGGTCCGGGAGAGCCTCGTGGACATCGTGGGGGCGGCCAGGGCTCCGGGGTGATTGTCTCGTCGGATGGCTATGTGCTGACCAATAACCATGTGATCGAAGGCGCGCAGGAAGTCACGGTCACCTTGCCCGACAAGCGCGACTTCAAAGGCACGATTGTCGGAACCGATCCCAAGACCGATCTGGCGGTGGTGAAGATCGATGGACAGAATCTGCCGACGGTGGTGTGGGGCGATGCCACCAAGCTGCAAGTCGGTGAGTATGTGCTGGCGGTCGGGAACCCGTTCGGGCTGAATTCGACGGTGACGCTCGGCATCGTGAGCGCACTGGGGCGGGGTCGGATGGGCATCACGCAGTACGAAGACTTCATTCAAACGGATGCCGCCATCAATCCCGGAAACTCAGGCGGTGCATTGGTGAATACGCGCGGGGAACTGGTCGGGATCAATACGGCGATCTTTTCACAGACCGGCGGGTATCAGGGGGTGGGGTTTGCCGTACCGACCAGCATGAGCAAGCCGATCTATGAAAGCCTGATCAAGAGCGGAAAGGTTGTGCGTGGGTACCTGGGTGTCGGGATTCAGGATCTCAGCCAGGACCTGGCCAAGTCATTCGGAATTAAGAGCGCGAAGGGCGCGCTCGTCAGTGACGTGAAGGAAGAGGGGCCGGCTGACCAGGCTGGTCTCAAGCAGGGCGATGTGATCATCGCGTATCAAGGCGCATCCGTCGAGGATGCGGTGGCGCTCCAGCGCCTGGTGACCAGAACAGGGGTCGGGATGAAAGTGCCCGTCAAGGTGATCCGTGACGGCCATGAGAAAGATCTCACGGTGACAATCGGGGAACAGTTGGATACGACGAAGGTTGCGAAAGCCGAAGCTGGTGAAGCGGACTATGCTTTTGCCGGAGTGGCGGTTCAGGATCTCGACCGGGAGACCGCGAAGGAGTTGGGCATCAAAGGCAAGGCGCAGGGAGTGGTGGTGACAGGCGTCGAGCCGGAGAGCGGCGCCGAAAAGGCCGGTTTGATGGCAGGGGATGTCATTCGAGAGATCAATCGCCAGCCGGTCAAGTCGGTCAAGGAATTTGAGAAGGCCTCATCAGCGATCAAGAAGGGCGACCATGTCCTGATCTTGATCAATCGCCATGGCAATGCGTTATTTCTGACCGCGAAAGTGTAG